Within the Thermoplasmata archaeon genome, the region GGCCTACTACCTCGCCCGCGGGGCCGAAGGCGGATCGGCCGGCGATCTTGCCACGGACATCGAGCGCTCGATCCGGCGGCTGAAGCTCTCCGGCCTCGAGCGGAACTATCTCGCGCATCGCCGCCGGCTGATGGTGCTCGACCGGCAGCGGAACCGGGAGTACATGGAGGAGATGCGGGCGCAGGCGACGCGCGGTTCGACGCGCGCCGCGATCCAGCGCCGGCGCCGCACCGAGCGCTACTCGCACTTCTACTACGGGCTCTGGGGGTTCCGCTCCCGGGTCGGACGCGCGCTCAAGAACGAGATGTTCTGGCGAGTGGTCGCGCATCTTGAAGGCGTCACGATCGCGAACCCGGTCCAGGTCGCGCGAGGCTATCCGCACGAGCTCTCCGGAGGGATGCTGCAGCGGGTGATGATCGCGATGGCCCTGTGCGCGGAACCGGATCTGCTCATCGCCGACGAACCGACGACCGCGCTCGACGTGACGATCCAGGCCCAGATCCTCGAGCTCATGCGCGACCTGAAGGATCGGGTCGGCACGGCGATCATGCTGATCACCCACGACCTCGCGATCATCGCGGAGGTCGCCGACCGCGTCTGCGTCATGTACGCGGGCCAGATCGTCGAGACCGGCCTCGTCCGCGACATCTTCAGCCGCCCGCTGCATCCGTACGCCCAGGGGCTCCTCGCGTCGATCCCCCGCCTCGATCAGCCGGACAAGGAGCTCGCTTCGATCCCCGGCTCGGTCCCGAACCTGATCCATCCGCCCGAGGGCTGCCGCTTCCACCCGCGCTGCCCGTACGCGATGCCGATCTGCAAGGAGAAGAGGCCCCCGACCACGGTCGAAGGACCAGGTCACACCGTCGCGTGCTTTTTATACGAGGGACCAGTCGCGGCGGACTAGGGAAGTCCTTTGCTGCCGAGCGGCGACGATCGAAACGAATCGCCGGTCGTTATCTCGGCCCGCCGGGTCCGAAAATACTTCCCGATCCGCGGCGGACTTTTCTCGACGCACATCGGGGATGTGCGTGCGGTCGATGGGGTCACGTTCAACGTCCGGGAGGGCGAGACCGTCGGCCTCGTCGGCGAGTCCGGGTGCGGCAAGACGACGGTCGGACGCCTGTTGCTCCGCCTGATCGAAGCGACCTCCGGTCACGTGTACTACCGTCCTCCACCCCAGATCGACAGCCAGCTCGACGGGCTCTACGCCCGGCTCTCGCGCTCCGAACTGGGTCGCCGCGCCGGGGCGAAGCGGGGAACGCTCGCACCGGATGCGTCGGCCGCGCTCGAAGAGCTCGACGAGCTCGCCGACCAGTACTCGATCAACCGGATGGGAGCGGCGCGGCTCCGAGACCTGCGCGGCAAGCTCCAGATCGTCTTCCAGGACCCGTTCAGTTCGCTGAGCCCGCGCATGCTCGTGCGCGACATCATCGCCGAGCCGCTCGAGATCCATCACTCGGGCAACCGGCGGGAACGGCAGCGGCGCGTCACCGAGCTTCTCGGGGAGGTCGGACTGAACCCGGAGCACGAGTGGCGTTTCCCCCACGAGTTCTCCGGGGGGCAGCGTCAACGGATCGGGATCGCTCGGGCCCTCGCGCTGCGGCCGGAGTTCATCGTTCTCGACGAGCCGACGAGCGCGCTCGATGTCTCGGTGCAGGCGCAGATCCTCGGCATCCTGAAGAAGCTCCAGTCGGAGCACCGGCTCGCCTACCTGTTCATCTCCCACCACCTTTCCGTCGTGCGAGCGATCAGCCACCGCGTCGTCGTCATGTACCTCGGCAAGGCCGTCGAGCAGGCGTCGACCGAGCGGCTGTTCTCCGAGCCGCTCCACCCGTACACGCAGGCCCTTCTGTCGGCCATCCCGATCCCGGACCCCACCCTCAAGCGCGAGCGGATCGTGCTGGCCGGTGACGTCCCGAACCCGGCCGCGCCCCCGCCCGGCTGCACCTTCCACACCCGTTGCCCGGCCGTGATGCCCGTCTGCTCGAAGATCGAGCCCCCCCTGCTCGAGGTCCGGCCCCAGCACTGGGTCGCCTGCCATCTCTACCCCACTTCGATACGGGGCGAGAGCGTGACGCCGCCCGAGGAAGCGGCGAGCTCCGGCGGCGAGGCCCCAGCCCCTCCGGCCTAGAGAGGGAAGCGCGGCGATGTCGCCGATCCTCGATCCGCCGGGTCCTGCCGAGTCTCCTCCCCTCCCCCAAAGCGGGATGGACGCCCCGTACCGGGCCCAGCTCGACCGGGTCGCCCAGGAGAAGCAGGCGGCGTTGGCGGAACCCGGCCTCTCTTGGCGTGACTGGCTGTACTTCTCGGCATTCAAGTGGTGGCTCGCGATCGCCTTGCTTGCGGTGGACGGGTGGATCGTCGGGTACTGGATCGAGGTTCCGAACGTCTACGGGCTCGCGGCCTCGCTTGCCCTGGCCCTCTATCTCGAGTTCGTTCTGTATCAGTATCTCTGGTACCGCCCTGAACCGAGGGAACGAGCGCCGAAGGGAGGGTTCCGCCCCAGTTGGCACCGCCCGGTCGAGTTCGGTCGCTGGACCCCGGAGCGCCGCCTAGCAGCGGAAGGGCATCCGGCGTACGATCCTTCGGGCGGCCCGGACCCCCGAGAGTTCCTGTAAGCGGGGACTTGCGGCATCGCATCCAGCGTGGAAGGGCCCGACTTCTCCCGAGGCATCTCGACCTTTCGAGGACCGTACTCTCATCGGGCACGCGCAAGGGCCGAACGCATTCCCGCTGGCCCCACCTCTCGAGCATCCAGGCCGGTCGACAGCTGCCTCGCTCCCGCCCAACTCATCTGTAGACGGGGGCAGGGGAGATCGAGAACTGAGGCGCTCCTCGATAATCGTCGGTTGGCCCTCGCGCGGGTTCGATTCCCTCCCCGCTTCGGGCGCCTCCCGAACCTGCGGGGTGGACACGGGATGGGGGCTTCCAATCCATGGCCAAACTAAAGTATATGTAGGATGGACGAATGGGTTCTTCTGCCCCCGAAGGTGACGCGGGGCGATTTAGGAAGGTGTCAAAAGTGAACGCATCGATGGTCTACCGAAGCGCCGGACTGACCGCCATCATCGTGGCCGCCCTCATGCTGGGGAGCGTCTTCGTGCCGGTGGCGGGTTTGTCTCATGGGACTGCCGCCTCGACCGCTCCACTCACGCCAGTGGGCGCGGCGACTCCCGCGACCGCCTCTACGGCCCCGATCTCGGCCCCCTCCAGTAATGGACCGCACCCGGGAACCTTGGACATCTACGAGGTCGCTCCCGGTGGTGCTAAGACGGAAGATCCTTCGGTCGCATACGACACCCTCAGTTACGAGCCTATTCTCAACGTCTATCAGACCCTGATTGCGTACAACGGTTCCAGCACAACCCAGTTCGTTCCGCAGCTCGCGACGTGCGTTCCGGGCTCGGCTCAGTGCACGTCGCTCTACGGGTCCACGCTGATCCAGAACAATGCCACGACGGGCTACCCCCAGTACTTCACCTTCGTACTGGACTCCGCAGCCCAGTTCTATGACCCGAGCACGGGCGGCCACTGGGGAGTCTACCCCTCGGACGTCATGTTCACCCTGTCCCGGACGATGAGCTTCGCGGAGCTCCCCGGCGTGGGAACCCAGAACGGTTGGATCCAGACCCAGGCCCTCCTCCCGTACGGCAGTCACGCGTACGACGGCGGGATCCACTACCCGTGGAACAACACCCCGGGCAACGTTCTCAGTTCGATGCTGGTCAACGACTCCGCCTTCTGTCCGGCAGCGGCGATGAGCCAGAACGGATGCATCACCTTCAACGCGGCGGGAAGTGGCACCGACTGGCCGTTCTTCCTCCAGTTGGTGGCGGACCCGCTCGGATCGGGTATCGAGCCGTGCGGCTGGTTCACCTACGTGGGCGCGGGAGTCCCCGGCTACACGGGAACCGGCGCGGCCAGCGGAGACGGGCCTTGCCTGCTCCCCGGCGGCGCGACCAGCACCTCCCAATCGGCCTTCCAGAACTACGTTGCAACGGTCAACCCGAAGAGCTGGGATGCGCTCCAGCTCCTCGCGGCGTCCAGCCCCCTGAACCCGCAGCCCGCGGTGAAGGAGAGCATGGTCGGATCCGGTCCATACTTCACGGAGGCGATCGACAACGCGATCGGGTACGTGCTCCAGGCCAGCCCGGCCTACCACGCCCCGACCGGCTGCGCCGGGCAACAGGGATGCCAGCCGCTCCCGGGTGGCTATCAGGGTACGGTCAATGTCTTCTGGGAGCAGACGGACCAGCAGGGGATCGCGAACTACCAGGCCGGGCAAGCCGACCTGGCAGGGATCCAGCTACCGGCCCACGTTTCCACACTGAAGACGCTGCTCAGCGCTGGGAAGATCGACCTAACGTACATCCCGACGATCTCTATCTTCTTCATGCCGTACAACCTGAACTTCAACGTGACGGTTACGAACACGCTGGTCGGGAACCCGTCGACGACGAATGTCCCCGGTGATTTCTTCAGCCAGATCGGTCTGCGGCAGTTCATCACCAATGCCTACCCGTATGCTACGGTCAACTCGAGCTTGCTCCAGGCCGGCGGTATCTCCACGGGATTCGGCTACGGTGGTGCGCTCCCGAAGTACCTGGGTAACTACTACGCGTACAACATCAGCTGGCCTCAGGGCGACCCCAGCACGAACCCCAGCGTTGTCGGTGGCGCGGCGTGGTGGTGGGCTCAGGCCAACAACCCGAGTTCGCCGTACTACGATGCCGAGCTCGCGGCGTGCACGACCGCGAACCCGTGCATCTTCCCGATCACGAGCGAGACGGGATCGACGTTCTACGATGCAGCGATCGTCGACCTAATCGGCGAGATCGAGTCGTTGACGGGCAACCGCCTGATGCCGTACACGTTCGACATCACCTTCGCGGCGTACCTCGGCTACGCGTTCGCTCCCCCGGGATCGAACGGGCTACCGCTGTGGAACCTCGGTTGGGCCCCTGACTACCCCGACCCCACGGACTACGCGGTCCCGATGTATCTGCCCGACTCGACGTACACCTACGGAGATTCGGTCGCTGAGGAGCTCAGCCTCCCGGCGTTCAACTCCCCCTCGTGTCCGTTCGCGGCGAACTACACCGATGCGAGTTCGGCCTGGGCGGCCTTGGTATACTACCACAGCCTCCAACAGCTCCCGAACGCGTGCCAGGGTATCGCCTACGGTGTCTCGACCTATTGGTACAACGTAGCCGGCCCCCTCGCCGTGGGCGCTCAGCGAACCCTCGACTACCAGATGGCGAACCAGCTGGACTTCCTGCTGTCGCTGTACATCTGGAACTTCCAGTTGACGGAGCCCACGACCTATGCCCCGTGGATTGACGGCACCTCTCTGAACTCGAACGTCATGCAGGGCGGCGGTGGAGACAACACCTGGTACACGGTGGGATACGCCTCGGCGGTGTCCACGGCCTCGGTCACTACGTCCGGTCTCCCAGCGGGAACGGCGTGGACGGCGACGGTCGGGTACGACACGCAGACCGGAACGGGATCCTCTCTGGCGTTCACCCTCGCGCCCGGGACGTACAACTACTACATCTGGCCGGCGAACGGCTACGCCGTCAGCCCCGCGAACGGCACGATCCAGATCACGGCGGGCAACACGACCACGGTGAGCGCGGCCTTCACCTCGTACGGGAGCACGCCTCTCGTCCCGGTGACGTTCTCGCAGTCGGGCATCATCACTGGTTCTGCCAGCTGGGCGGCGATTGTTCCGGGCGTCGGTGCGTGGTATACCACCAGCACGTCGGTCACGGTCAACATCCCGGTAGGATCGTACCCGTACACGGTGATGCCGACGGCGGGCTACACGGTAGCCTCTCCCTCGGGATCCGTTACGGCCGGCACGGGCGGGGCCTCGGTAGCGATTGCCTTCGTGCCGATCTTCCCCACGCCGACCTACGCGGTCGTTGTGACGGAGTCGGGCCTCGCGGTGGGAACGAGCTGGAGCGCGACGCTCAACGGGTTTACCCAGACGTCCACCCAGTCGTCGATCACCTTCTACCAGGCGAGTGGGACGTACGCGTACACTGTCGGCTCGGTCGCGGGGTACAACCCCCCCAGCCCACCGAGCGGTGCAGTGTCCACGGCGGCCTCACTGGTGGTCGTGCCGATCGCGTTCACCGCGAGCATCACGGCGGGGACCCTGGCGGTCACCCTGCAATCCGGTGGTCCGACCTCCGCGACGCTCTACATCAACGGGGTATCGGCCGGGACGATTAACGCGGGCACGCCGTACACGACCCCGTCGAACCCGGGAAGCTACTCGATCTCCGTGGTCGCGAGTGGGTACTACACCTACTACAACAACGCGACCGTGGTGGGCGGGTCGACGACCTCGGTGCCGGTGACCATGAACTCGAACAGCGCCGGTTCGACCAGCAGCAGCAGCGGGATCAGCAACACCGCATGGGCTCTGATCGGACTGTTCATCGTGCTGACGGTGGTCTTCCTGGTCACGACGGTCTACTACATGCGCCGGGCGAAGCCGCCCGCGTCACCACCTCCAAGCTGGTCGTCCGGTAGCAGCGGGACCCAGGGTGGCAACATGCCGCCCCCGAGCAAGTAGATCGGGCGCTCGGAATCCCGGGACCAACCTTTTCCCCCTTCCCTTTTTCTACACCGGCAGCCATCGAGCGGGCAGCGTCCGGGAAGGACGCCGGGTCCCGAAGACAAGCTATAATATCGCCAATCGGTCGAGGGCCGATGAACCGACGCAAGCCCACCCGGCGCTCGGTAGGTGGAGCGGCGGGTGCTCGATGGCACGCCCGCGCTCGGCAGGCGCTCGGGTCCCTTCCGGAGACGGAGGCAGTACCCTTGCTTGCGGAACCTTTCGAGGACGGGGAAGCGGGGTATCTCGAGCGGATCGGCTTTCCGGGCCAGAGGCCGTTCACCCGCGGCATCCAGCCTACGATGTACCGCGGCCGACCGTGGACCATCCGCCAGTATTCGGGGTTTGCGAGCGCGCGGGAGACCAATCGCCGCTTCCAGTATCTGCTCAGGGGCGGCCAGACGGGTCTCTCGGTCGCCTTCGATCTGCCGACCCAGACGGGGTATGATTCCGACCACCCGCGCGCGCGCGGAGAGGTCGGCCGCTGCGGAGTCGCGATCGCGTCCCTCGGTGACATGCGGACGCTCCTCGGTGGGCTGCCGCTCGACCGGGCCACCGTTTCCATGACGATCAACGCCACCGCGCCGATCCTGCTCGCGCTCCTGGTCGCCGTAGGCGAGGAGGGCGGAGTCCCCCGCGCCCAGCTCGGGGGGACGGTCCAGAACGACATCCTGAAGGAGTACGTCGCGCGCGGGACCTACATCTACCCGCCCGAAGCGTCGATGCGCCTCTCGACCGACCTCATCGAGTTCGCGACCCGGGAGATGCCCCAGTGGAACTACGTCTCCGTCTCGGGGTACCACATGCGCGAGGCCGGCGCCACGGCCTCCCAGGAGGTCGCCTTTACGCTCGCCAACGCGCTCGCCTACGTCCGAGCGGTCCAGGAGCGCGGCCTCGATCTTGACGAGTTCCTCCCGAGACTCTCGTTCTTCTTCTCCTCGGACCGGGGGTTCCTGGAGGAGATCGCCAAGTTCCGCGCGGCGCGTCGGCTCTGGGGCTCGCTCGTCGCGGAGAGGCTCGGCGCCCGCCGCGCGCGATCGATGCAACTGCGCTTCCACACGCAGACCGCGGGCTCCAGCCTCACCGCCCAGCAACCCGAGCTCAACGTCGTCCGCACGACCGTCGAGGCCCTCGCGGCCGTACTGGGAGGAACCCAGTCGCTGCACACGAACGCGCTCGACGAGGCGATCGGCCTCCCGACGGAGTCGGCCGCGCGGCTCGCGATGCGCACCCAGCAGATCATCGCGGAGGAGTCCGGGATCCCGAACACGGTCGATCCTCTCGGCGGCGCCTACGAGATCGAGTGGTTGACCGATCGGATCGAACGCGAGGCCCGCGAGTACATCGAACGGATCGACGCGATGGGAGGCTCGCTCGTCGCGATCGAGAAGGGGTTCCTGCAGGCCGAGATCGCGCGCGAAGCGTATCGCATCGCGCTCGCCCGCGAATCCCGGCAGGAGATCGTGGTCGGCGTCAACGGACACACCGAGGGCAATCCCCGATTCACGCTGTTCCCCCGCGAGGAGCGCGGGGGGGTCCGAGGGCAACGGATCTCTCCGGCCGAGGAACGTCGGCAGGCCGAACGGATCGCCCGCTGGCGCCGCGCGCGGGATGCGCGGGCCGCCTCCGCCGCGCTCGATGCGCTCGAGCGGACGGCCCGCTCTTCGGAGAACGTCATGGCCGGAGTGCTCGTGGCCGTGCGCGCGGGGGTCACCCTCGGAGAGATCGCCGATACGTGGCGCGGCGTGTTCGGGGAGCACCGACCGTCGACGGCGTTCTAGGCGGAGCCTCCATGCAGGTCGATCATCTGGGCATCGCGGTTCGTAGCCTCCCCGAGGCCATCGAGCGTTGGCGCCCGCTCATCGAAGGGCCCATCTCGGAGCCGGAGGAGGTCGCCTCCCAGCGCGTGCGGGTCGTGTTCGCCCAGCTCGGTGGAACGCACATCGAACTCCTCGAACCGACGGCGCCGGACTCTCCGATCGCCCGGTTCGTCGAGAGCCGAGGGGAGGGGTTCCACCACGTCGCCTTCCACGTTGACAGCGTCAACGCCGAGCTCGACCGGCTCGCGGCCTCGGGCCGCCGGCTCGTCGACGCTCGGGCCCGTCCTGGAGCCCGAGGTCGCCGCGTCGGCTTCGCGCACCCTTCCGCGTTCGGGGGGGTCCTCGTCGAGTTCGTGGAGGGCCCATGAGCCGCATCCGCTCGAGCGAGCTCGCGATGATCTACGATAGCCGCGGCCGACCGACCGTCGAGGCCACGATCGTTCTCGACTCCGGCGCGTGCGCCCGGGCGGGAGCGCCGAGCGGGGCGAGCACCGGTGTCCACGAGGTCCTCGCATTCCCAGCGGGAGGCGTGGGCGAGGCGATCTCGACCTTTTCCGGCCTCGTCGCCCCGCGCCTTCTCGGGCTGGACCCCTCCGATACGGCCGGGGTCGACCGGGTCCTGGTCGAAGCCGACGGCACGCCGAACTTCGGTCGGATCGGGGGCAACGCGGCGACGGCGGCCTCCGTTGCCGCCGCGCTCGCTCACGCGCACGACTCTCACCAGCCGCTCTGGCGCGTGCTCGCGCGTCCCGGGATCGACGAGCCTCGCTTCCCCGCGATCGTGGGCAACTGCCTGAACGGCGGGCGCCACGCGGTCGGGGGGCCGGACATCCAAGAGTTCATCGCCTTCGCGGAAGGCCGACGGATCGAGGAGTCGATCGAGGCCGCGATCCACGTGCACCGATGGATCGGGGCGAAACTGCACGAGCGCTTCCCCCAGGCCGCCCTCGGGCGCGGCGACGAGGGCGGATGGGTCGCGCCGCTCGGCAACGTGGAAGCGGTCGAGCTTCTCACCGAAGCCTGCGCCGCCGTCCGGGACGAGCTCCACGTCGAGGTGCACCCCGGTCTCGATCTCGCGGCGAGCGAGTTCTACACGAACGGCCGGTACCACTACCGCGAGCAGGTCCTCGACAGCATGGGACAGATCGCCTTCGTCGAGAAGCTCGTCGAGCGCTACGGCCTCCGATTCGTGGAGGATCCGTTCGACCAGGAGGCGTTCGGGGAGTTTGCCGACCTCACCCGGCGCGTCGGCGGCTCGACGCTCGTGGTGGGGGACGACGTCTACGTCTCCCAGGAGGCGCGGGTGCGCCGGGGCCTCGAGGAAAACGCCACGAACGCCGTCCTGATCAAGGTCAACCAGGTCGGCACCCTCTCGGGCACCTTCGCCACCGTCGATTACGCCCGCTCGCGTGGAGCGGCCCTCATCGCCTCGCACCGCTCGGGGGAGACCCCGGATTCCTGGCTCGCCCACGTGGCGCTCGGGATCGGGGCTCGGGGCATCAAAACGGGGGTTCTCGGCGGGGAGCGGGTGGCAAAGCTAAATGAACTCCTACGTCTCGCCCGCCCCACCGGAGCTTGAGAATCGATGGTACCTGAGGAGGATGTGGCGTCGGCCGATCGCCAGATCGTGAGCGACAGCCAGGACACCTCCCCGAGCGAGCTCCTGATCCCCGAGGAGACGTATCTGACCTCGGGCGTGCACATCGGGACCCAGCAGAAGTCGGCGAGCATGCGCCGATTCATCTACAAGGTCCGCTTCGACGGGCTGCACGTCCTCGATATCCGCGAGACCGACCGCCGGATCCGCGCCGCGGCCCGATTCCTCGCGCGATACCCGGCCGCGCGCGTGCTCGCGGTCTCCCAACGCCAGTACGGCCAGAAGCCGGTGCGCATCTTCTCGCAGACGACCGGGGCGGTGTCGTTCGCCGAGCGGTTCGTCCCCGGATGCCTCACCAACCCGAACCTCGCCGAATACTTCGAGCCGCAGGTGCTCCTCGTCACGGACCCGGCCACCGACCAGCAGGCGCTGAGCGAGGCGGTCTCGATCGGGATCCCCGTGGTCGGTCTGTGCGATGTCAACAACGAGACCCGGAACGTCGATCTCGTGATCCCGGCCAACAACAAGGGCCGCGTCGCGCTCGCGACGGTCTACTGGTTGCTCACACGCGAGATCCTGAAGTGCCGGGCGGGCGGGGCCGAGGTCCCGTACACGCTATCGGTCGAGGACTTCCAG harbors:
- the rpsB gene encoding 30S ribosomal protein S2, with the protein product MVPEEDVASADRQIVSDSQDTSPSELLIPEETYLTSGVHIGTQQKSASMRRFIYKVRFDGLHVLDIRETDRRIRAAARFLARYPAARVLAVSQRQYGQKPVRIFSQTTGAVSFAERFVPGCLTNPNLAEYFEPQVLLVTDPATDQQALSEAVSIGIPVVGLCDVNNETRNVDLVIPANNKGRVALATVYWLLTREILKCRAGGAEVPYTLSVEDFQAAL
- a CDS encoding ABC transporter ATP-binding protein, with product MRAQATRGSTRAAIQRRRRTERYSHFYYGLWGFRSRVGRALKNEMFWRVVAHLEGVTIANPVQVARGYPHELSGGMLQRVMIAMALCAEPDLLIADEPTTALDVTIQAQILELMRDLKDRVGTAIMLITHDLAIIAEVADRVCVMYAGQIVETGLVRDIFSRPLHPYAQGLLASIPRLDQPDKELASIPGSVPNLIHPPEGCRFHPRCPYAMPICKEKRPPTTVEGPGHTVACFLYEGPVAAD
- a CDS encoding PEGA domain-containing protein; the encoded protein is MNASMVYRSAGLTAIIVAALMLGSVFVPVAGLSHGTAASTAPLTPVGAATPATASTAPISAPSSNGPHPGTLDIYEVAPGGAKTEDPSVAYDTLSYEPILNVYQTLIAYNGSSTTQFVPQLATCVPGSAQCTSLYGSTLIQNNATTGYPQYFTFVLDSAAQFYDPSTGGHWGVYPSDVMFTLSRTMSFAELPGVGTQNGWIQTQALLPYGSHAYDGGIHYPWNNTPGNVLSSMLVNDSAFCPAAAMSQNGCITFNAAGSGTDWPFFLQLVADPLGSGIEPCGWFTYVGAGVPGYTGTGAASGDGPCLLPGGATSTSQSAFQNYVATVNPKSWDALQLLAASSPLNPQPAVKESMVGSGPYFTEAIDNAIGYVLQASPAYHAPTGCAGQQGCQPLPGGYQGTVNVFWEQTDQQGIANYQAGQADLAGIQLPAHVSTLKTLLSAGKIDLTYIPTISIFFMPYNLNFNVTVTNTLVGNPSTTNVPGDFFSQIGLRQFITNAYPYATVNSSLLQAGGISTGFGYGGALPKYLGNYYAYNISWPQGDPSTNPSVVGGAAWWWAQANNPSSPYYDAELAACTTANPCIFPITSETGSTFYDAAIVDLIGEIESLTGNRLMPYTFDITFAAYLGYAFAPPGSNGLPLWNLGWAPDYPDPTDYAVPMYLPDSTYTYGDSVAEELSLPAFNSPSCPFAANYTDASSAWAALVYYHSLQQLPNACQGIAYGVSTYWYNVAGPLAVGAQRTLDYQMANQLDFLLSLYIWNFQLTEPTTYAPWIDGTSLNSNVMQGGGGDNTWYTVGYASAVSTASVTTSGLPAGTAWTATVGYDTQTGTGSSLAFTLAPGTYNYYIWPANGYAVSPANGTIQITAGNTTTVSAAFTSYGSTPLVPVTFSQSGIITGSASWAAIVPGVGAWYTTSTSVTVNIPVGSYPYTVMPTAGYTVASPSGSVTAGTGGASVAIAFVPIFPTPTYAVVVTESGLAVGTSWSATLNGFTQTSTQSSITFYQASGTYAYTVGSVAGYNPPSPPSGAVSTAASLVVVPIAFTASITAGTLAVTLQSGGPTSATLYINGVSAGTINAGTPYTTPSNPGSYSISVVASGYYTYYNNATVVGGSTTSVPVTMNSNSAGSTSSSSGISNTAWALIGLFIVLTVVFLVTTVYYMRRAKPPASPPPSWSSGSSGTQGGNMPPPSK
- a CDS encoding oligopeptide/dipeptide ABC transporter ATP-binding protein, with protein sequence MRAVDGVTFNVREGETVGLVGESGCGKTTVGRLLLRLIEATSGHVYYRPPPQIDSQLDGLYARLSRSELGRRAGAKRGTLAPDASAALEELDELADQYSINRMGAARLRDLRGKLQIVFQDPFSSLSPRMLVRDIIAEPLEIHHSGNRRERQRRVTELLGEVGLNPEHEWRFPHEFSGGQRQRIGIARALALRPEFIVLDEPTSALDVSVQAQILGILKKLQSEHRLAYLFISHHLSVVRAISHRVVVMYLGKAVEQASTERLFSEPLHPYTQALLSAIPIPDPTLKRERIVLAGDVPNPAAPPPGCTFHTRCPAVMPVCSKIEPPLLEVRPQHWVACHLYPTSIRGESVTPPEEAASSGGEAPAPPA
- a CDS encoding methylmalonyl-CoA mutase family protein; this encodes MNRRKPTRRSVGGAAGARWHARARQALGSLPETEAVPLLAEPFEDGEAGYLERIGFPGQRPFTRGIQPTMYRGRPWTIRQYSGFASARETNRRFQYLLRGGQTGLSVAFDLPTQTGYDSDHPRARGEVGRCGVAIASLGDMRTLLGGLPLDRATVSMTINATAPILLALLVAVGEEGGVPRAQLGGTVQNDILKEYVARGTYIYPPEASMRLSTDLIEFATREMPQWNYVSVSGYHMREAGATASQEVAFTLANALAYVRAVQERGLDLDEFLPRLSFFFSSDRGFLEEIAKFRAARRLWGSLVAERLGARRARSMQLRFHTQTAGSSLTAQQPELNVVRTTVEALAAVLGGTQSLHTNALDEAIGLPTESAARLAMRTQQIIAEESGIPNTVDPLGGAYEIEWLTDRIEREAREYIERIDAMGGSLVAIEKGFLQAEIAREAYRIALARESRQEIVVGVNGHTEGNPRFTLFPREERGGVRGQRISPAEERRQAERIARWRRARDARAASAALDALERTARSSENVMAGVLVAVRAGVTLGEIADTWRGVFGEHRPSTAF
- a CDS encoding enolase C-terminal domain-like protein, with the protein product MSRIRSSELAMIYDSRGRPTVEATIVLDSGACARAGAPSGASTGVHEVLAFPAGGVGEAISTFSGLVAPRLLGLDPSDTAGVDRVLVEADGTPNFGRIGGNAATAASVAAALAHAHDSHQPLWRVLARPGIDEPRFPAIVGNCLNGGRHAVGGPDIQEFIAFAEGRRIEESIEAAIHVHRWIGAKLHERFPQAALGRGDEGGWVAPLGNVEAVELLTEACAAVRDELHVEVHPGLDLAASEFYTNGRYHYREQVLDSMGQIAFVEKLVERYGLRFVEDPFDQEAFGEFADLTRRVGGSTLVVGDDVYVSQEARVRRGLEENATNAVLIKVNQVGTLSGTFATVDYARSRGAALIASHRSGETPDSWLAHVALGIGARGIKTGVLGGERVAKLNELLRLARPTGA
- the mce gene encoding methylmalonyl-CoA epimerase — translated: MQVDHLGIAVRSLPEAIERWRPLIEGPISEPEEVASQRVRVVFAQLGGTHIELLEPTAPDSPIARFVESRGEGFHHVAFHVDSVNAELDRLAASGRRLVDARARPGARGRRVGFAHPSAFGGVLVEFVEGP